The following proteins are co-located in the Cloacibacillus sp. genome:
- a CDS encoding DMT family transporter: protein MPLWGFLLSFVAAALWAASPIMVNHGLSASRCSTSDINPVRSAVFFISAFATAYIATGGHIPVMTSAAAWFYIFVSVFISYTLGDILYFIAIREIGVSLAVPVANGYPILVAFTSWFILGEEPTQKLLWGIVIVVAGLMLLRFGGKDEKTEDIRRALHNKRRLMKGFSLAIAAGLMWALSSPLTKLAILTSGASAVNITFYRSVAFLIITIAVRAAQRRYMPNQRPMPLREIPLRAALYFAGASVIGLCAGSIIYAQCLAVMPVAIVTAITATSPFIAALYERIFKRVMLTRLQWTGIAMTIVGSVIVGL from the coding sequence ATGCCGTTATGGGGTTTTCTTTTGTCATTTGTAGCAGCCGCGCTTTGGGCGGCGTCACCGATTATGGTCAATCACGGCCTGTCCGCTTCGCGCTGTTCTACAAGCGACATAAACCCGGTGCGCTCCGCCGTCTTTTTTATCTCGGCGTTTGCTACGGCCTATATCGCAACTGGCGGCCACATCCCTGTGATGACGTCGGCCGCAGCGTGGTTTTATATTTTTGTAAGCGTCTTTATAAGCTACACGCTTGGAGACATCCTTTATTTCATAGCCATCCGCGAGATCGGCGTGAGCCTCGCGGTGCCGGTGGCAAACGGTTATCCTATCCTCGTGGCGTTCACCTCGTGGTTCATCCTGGGCGAGGAGCCGACGCAAAAACTGCTCTGGGGCATCGTGATAGTCGTGGCCGGGCTTATGCTGCTGCGCTTTGGCGGCAAAGACGAAAAGACCGAGGATATAAGGCGCGCGCTTCACAACAAGCGGCGGCTGATGAAGGGCTTTTCGCTGGCCATCGCAGCTGGGCTCATGTGGGCGCTCTCCTCGCCGCTTACGAAGCTCGCCATACTGACGAGCGGAGCCTCTGCCGTAAACATCACCTTCTACCGTTCCGTCGCCTTCCTTATAATAACTATCGCGGTGCGCGCGGCGCAGCGCAGGTACATGCCAAACCAGAGGCCGATGCCGCTGCGCGAGATACCGCTGCGCGCCGCGCTCTATTTTGCGGGCGCCTCCGTCATTGGACTTTGCGCCGGCTCCATCATCTACGCTCAGTGCCTCGCGGTCATGCCCGTGGCCATAGTGACGGCCATCACCGCCACAAGCCCGTTCATAGCGGCGCTCTACGAACGTATTTTCAAGCGCGTCATGCTGACGCGGCTTCAGTGGACTGGCATCGCGATGACCATCGTGGGCTCCGTCATCGTGGGGCTTTAG
- a CDS encoding sodium ion-translocating decarboxylase subunit beta, with translation MEFFVHTFQAVTWQSLVMMAVGGLLMYLAIKKGFEPNLLLPMGFGTILVNLPLSSALDQVAGGKVIEGALSMFFKLGIATEIMPLLILIAVGAMCDFTPLLSNPKMFLFGLTAQAGIFLTMGLALFFGYNVYEAASIGIIGAADGPTSIYVATRFAPHLLGPISVAAYTYMALVPLIQPPVIKALTTLKERRMKMPYADRPVSRRALIFFPIIITILGGIIAPASVALLGFVMFGNMLRVSGVTERLSNAAQNELANIVTILLGFSIAATMTGEKFVNVSTAVIIAMGLVAFVLDTATGVLTAKALNLFLPKAKRINPMIGAAGISAFPMSARTIQRMGQQADPSNHLLMHAVGANVAGQIGSVLAGGILLAYLG, from the coding sequence ATGGAGTTTTTCGTCCATACCTTTCAAGCCGTAACGTGGCAGAGCCTTGTGATGATGGCCGTAGGCGGCCTTTTGATGTACCTTGCGATAAAGAAGGGCTTCGAACCCAACCTGCTGCTGCCGATGGGGTTCGGCACTATACTCGTCAACCTGCCTCTTTCGTCCGCTCTTGACCAGGTGGCCGGCGGCAAAGTGATAGAGGGCGCTCTTTCTATGTTCTTCAAGCTCGGCATAGCCACCGAGATAATGCCGCTGCTCATACTGATCGCGGTAGGCGCCATGTGCGACTTCACGCCGCTGCTTTCCAACCCGAAAATGTTCCTCTTCGGCCTCACCGCGCAGGCCGGCATATTTTTGACGATGGGTCTTGCGCTCTTCTTCGGCTACAACGTCTACGAAGCGGCCTCCATAGGCATAATAGGCGCGGCGGACGGCCCCACCTCCATCTACGTCGCGACGCGCTTTGCGCCGCACCTGCTGGGGCCGATATCGGTCGCGGCCTACACCTACATGGCGCTCGTGCCGCTCATCCAGCCGCCCGTCATCAAGGCGCTCACCACGCTCAAAGAACGCCGCATGAAGATGCCCTACGCAGACCGCCCCGTCTCGCGCCGCGCGCTGATATTCTTTCCCATAATCATAACGATACTTGGCGGCATAATAGCGCCAGCCTCCGTCGCGCTGCTTGGCTTCGTCATGTTCGGCAACATGCTCCGCGTGAGCGGCGTCACGGAACGCCTCTCAAACGCCGCGCAGAACGAGCTTGCCAACATAGTGACGATACTGCTTGGCTTCTCCATAGCGGCCACGATGACCGGCGAGAAATTCGTCAACGTAAGCACCGCCGTCATCATAGCGATGGGCCTAGTCGCCTTCGTGCTTGATACCGCGACAGGGGTGCTCACGGCAAAGGCGCTCAACCTCTTTCTGCCCAAAGCCAAACGCATCAACCCGATGATAGGTGCGGCCGGCATCTCCGCCTTCCCGATGTCCGCCCGCACCATCCAAAGAATGGGTCAGCA